In Fluviicola taffensis DSM 16823, the following are encoded in one genomic region:
- a CDS encoding ExbD/TolR family protein — MAEIKTPKGSPSIDMTPMVDLAFLLVTFFMLAATFRTDEPVDVSIPSSIGEQDIPEKTLVLVTVDKGGRIFFSCTGAEVREKVVTQMAAKYHVPLSQDNIKEFVRITSIGCSMGELPQYLSLDGEGRKKFQTEIGIPSDSLNNQLKDWINFANREMLDYGKKTFEDESSKLGPKSAPLKPEDYKPKFVLKAAMDAEYVRVKTAIDVFRDLDLNNLNFVTSQEAKPL; from the coding sequence ATGGCAGAAATTAAAACACCCAAAGGATCCCCATCCATCGACATGACGCCGATGGTGGATTTGGCTTTCCTCTTGGTAACTTTCTTCATGCTTGCAGCAACATTCCGTACAGACGAACCAGTTGATGTTTCTATACCATCGTCTATTGGGGAACAAGATATCCCTGAGAAAACATTGGTTTTAGTAACAGTAGATAAAGGAGGTCGAATCTTCTTCTCTTGCACAGGAGCAGAAGTTCGTGAAAAAGTAGTGACCCAAATGGCTGCTAAATATCATGTTCCATTGAGCCAAGACAATATCAAAGAATTCGTACGAATTACAAGTATTGGTTGTTCAATGGGCGAATTACCTCAATATCTTTCATTGGATGGTGAAGGCAGAAAGAAATTCCAAACGGAAATAGGAATTCCTTCAGACAGCTTAAATAATCAATTGAAAGACTGGATTAATTTTGCGAATCGCGAAATGCTCGATTACGGAAAGAAAACATTTGAAGATGAAAGTTCCAAATTAGGACCGAAGTCAGCACCGCTAAAACCAGAAGATTACAAACCGAAGTTTGTATTAAAGGCAGCAATGGATGCAGAATACGTGCGTGTAAAAACAGCAATTGACGTATTCCGTGACTTAGATTTAAACAACTTGAATTTTGTAACCTCTCAAGAGGCAAAACCATTATAA
- a CDS encoding ExbD/TolR family protein translates to MAELAQDDGGGKKGGKKRPNKGSARIDMTPMVDLGFLLLTFFVLTSTFAKPKVMSLVYPAKDPIIDENNPPAEVNNAITFIISDDKLFYYKGEFYPEGNTKGKPATELIKSNFGPDGIRKLLADENKFVLRKKAELDNKLQRKEINDSIYKKEIINAKKDKLALKVLIKTDMKAKTRNFIDVIDELYIASIGVIAPVDIMNSEQALLDKTLEK, encoded by the coding sequence ATGGCAGAATTAGCACAAGATGACGGCGGAGGCAAAAAAGGAGGTAAAAAACGTCCTAATAAAGGTTCTGCGCGCATCGATATGACTCCCATGGTGGATTTAGGTTTCTTGTTGTTGACATTCTTCGTTTTGACATCAACATTTGCGAAGCCAAAGGTGATGAGTTTGGTTTATCCTGCCAAAGATCCAATAATTGATGAAAACAATCCGCCAGCAGAGGTAAATAATGCAATTACTTTTATTATTTCTGATGACAAATTGTTTTATTACAAAGGTGAGTTTTACCCAGAAGGAAATACCAAAGGAAAACCTGCAACAGAATTGATCAAATCCAATTTTGGACCAGACGGAATTCGTAAATTGTTGGCTGATGAAAACAAATTTGTACTTCGCAAGAAAGCCGAATTAGACAACAAACTGCAACGCAAAGAAATCAATGATTCAATCTACAAGAAAGAAATCATTAATGCAAAAAAAGATAAACTTGCGTTGAAAGTCTTGATAAAAACAGATATGAAGGCGAAAACTCGCAACTTCATTGATGTAATTGATGAGTTGTACATTGCATCCATCGGAGTTATTGCTCCGGTAGATATCATGAACAGCGAGCAAGCATTGTTAGACAAAACCTTAGAAAAATAA
- a CDS encoding energy transducer TonB, giving the protein MVVAIVILLVAGISLYEYFSSKTWQQVTSSERNDIVFEDRNHEYGAYQIRTNYSRNLLLVMLGVILFIGTSFAIYKFISSLPEAKPEETPLDLTTFAVDAPKDEEIIEPLEPEIPPMEKSIQFLPPVVTDDEVDTPPPTVEELADTKASDKTNENEVDPFAKVDPTPPKPKEEKVEKKEEIIYDIVDEPADFPGGRAALLKYLSENINYPQVAQEMGIQGKCYIQFVVSENGFISNVKVKKGVTDCPECDAEAIRVVKGMPKWSPGKNNGKAVNSVFSLPVSYKLN; this is encoded by the coding sequence ATGGTTGTAGCAATCGTTATTCTATTAGTAGCTGGTATTTCATTGTATGAATACTTCAGCTCTAAAACTTGGCAGCAAGTAACATCTAGCGAGCGTAATGACATCGTTTTTGAAGATCGTAACCACGAATATGGAGCGTATCAAATTCGTACAAATTACAGCAGAAACTTGTTACTCGTAATGCTAGGAGTAATCCTGTTCATTGGAACAAGCTTTGCTATCTACAAGTTCATTTCGAGCTTGCCTGAAGCAAAACCTGAAGAAACTCCATTGGATTTGACAACTTTTGCAGTAGATGCTCCAAAAGACGAGGAAATTATTGAGCCATTAGAGCCCGAAATTCCTCCGATGGAAAAATCTATTCAATTCCTTCCTCCGGTTGTAACTGATGATGAAGTAGATACTCCACCACCAACTGTTGAAGAATTGGCAGACACAAAAGCATCGGATAAAACGAATGAAAATGAAGTTGATCCATTTGCAAAAGTTGATCCTACACCTCCAAAACCAAAAGAGGAGAAAGTAGAGAAGAAAGAAGAAATCATTTACGATATCGTAGATGAACCAGCTGATTTCCCTGGTGGTCGTGCAGCGCTTTTGAAATACTTAAGTGAAAACATCAATTATCCGCAAGTTGCTCAGGAAATGGGTATTCAAGGAAAATGTTACATTCAGTTTGTTGTTAGTGAGAATGGTTTTATCTCTAACGTAAAAGTGAAAAAAGGTGTAACAGATTGCCCTGAGTGTGATGCTGAAGCAATTCGAGTTGTGAAAGGTATGCCGAAATGGTCTCCTGGAAAAAACAACGGAAAGGCAGTAAATAGTGTTTTCTCCTTACCAGTTTCGTATAAATTGAATTAA
- a CDS encoding PstS family phosphate ABC transporter substrate-binding protein, with amino-acid sequence MKKTVPFLALASSILLTACNTSSTPKDTPRRGKKTMYADLSFEPLMATSSYTFTGIYPDSELDFVYTSETDAMNAMAQGKTRTIFVSRDFTAKEKKNLRASNITVQSEIFAHDAVTFIVNLGNNDTLLTQKQLKEILTGKNATWPVSKKPLEVVFDRVQSSNFNFMLHWLDGKQFGKDVHATKSTEELIQYVQDHPFTLGVIGYNLISDFDDPAVQNRLKQFRIVGIQDLEGDYWRPNKASITEEKYPFYRPIWYINSGAPDGLNTGFVHFLSGRQGQLLLEKCELGPGRGTPREINFVTE; translated from the coding sequence ATGAAAAAAACAGTTCCATTTTTAGCACTTGCTTCCAGTATTCTTTTGACAGCTTGTAATACGAGCTCAACACCAAAAGACACTCCGCGCAGAGGAAAAAAAACGATGTATGCGGATTTATCTTTTGAACCATTGATGGCAACATCGAGTTATACCTTCACAGGCATTTACCCCGATTCTGAATTGGATTTTGTATACACCAGTGAAACAGATGCCATGAATGCAATGGCCCAAGGAAAAACGAGAACCATTTTTGTTTCAAGAGACTTTACGGCAAAAGAGAAGAAAAATTTACGAGCTTCCAACATTACCGTTCAAAGTGAAATCTTTGCGCACGATGCGGTGACATTTATCGTGAATTTGGGAAATAACGACACCTTGCTAACTCAAAAGCAATTGAAAGAAATTCTCACAGGTAAAAATGCTACTTGGCCCGTTTCTAAAAAACCACTAGAAGTTGTTTTCGACCGTGTACAATCTTCCAATTTCAATTTCATGCTTCACTGGTTGGATGGAAAACAATTTGGAAAAGACGTTCACGCAACGAAATCTACGGAAGAACTCATTCAATACGTTCAAGACCATCCCTTTACCTTGGGAGTTATTGGCTATAATCTGATCAGTGACTTTGATGATCCTGCCGTTCAAAACAGATTGAAACAATTCCGGATTGTTGGGATTCAAGATTTGGAAGGTGATTACTGGAGACCAAATAAAGCGTCGATAACCGAAGAAAAGTATCCGTTTTACAGACCAATTTGGTACATCAACTCTGGCGCACCAGATGGATTAAACACTGGGTTCGTTCACTTTCTATCTGGCCGACAAGGGCAATTATTGTTGGAAAAATGTGAATTAGGCCCAGGAAGAGGAACTCCGAGAGAAATCAATTTCGTTACAGAATAA
- a CDS encoding tetratricopeptide repeat protein, translated as MNKLKLFIFAISLGTAAQAQTLQEANKKTENERYDLARKDYEKLVQVDPNSVENAFFFGNFYALMGEKESAIGMWRKAGSINLEDKLAQVSAAKVLYFQGDTTAAGLQFCEIIKKTKRKNPVVLHRIAETYATGPLKNLKLAEAYLRDVVRLDPKNLDAFVLLGDVLLAQSSSNASAATEQYNNALAIDPNSAKVIVRKAKIYQGVQNYPLANTEYKKAQAADPNYAPAYRENAELNMLFDQYKAAIECWEKYLKLNDTDEARYRYASSLFGAKQYCDAVPQIEQIEKNGFVNLYTKRILFYSLYECNEAKDSLRYVQALTESENFFKIVPKDKIISVDYKYRGMIYDKLGQEDKTVENYYLAASIDTAKAADYLTDIAKLYTEKKDYPKIIEVYTKKMNEYPAKMQAIEYYDFGRAYYFGPKDYKMADSIFGRLVTTSPTFPGGHFWQARARVAMDNNPKLKAYLAQPQYESFLASLSEEDIASGSYKAYIVEASKYLGDYYVNSPVKDKVKADAMWNKVLELDPNDAQAKKYFGK; from the coding sequence ATGAACAAGTTAAAATTATTCATTTTTGCAATCAGTTTAGGAACAGCTGCACAAGCTCAAACACTGCAAGAAGCAAACAAAAAGACAGAAAACGAGCGTTACGATTTAGCTCGCAAGGATTACGAAAAATTGGTTCAGGTTGATCCGAACAGTGTAGAGAATGCATTCTTTTTCGGAAATTTCTATGCCTTAATGGGTGAAAAAGAATCTGCAATTGGAATGTGGCGAAAAGCTGGAAGCATTAATTTGGAAGACAAATTGGCTCAGGTTTCTGCTGCAAAAGTTTTGTATTTTCAAGGAGATACCACAGCTGCTGGTTTGCAATTTTGTGAAATCATCAAAAAAACCAAACGCAAAAATCCAGTTGTTCTTCACCGAATTGCTGAAACGTATGCAACAGGTCCTTTGAAAAACTTAAAATTAGCAGAAGCTTATTTGAGAGATGTTGTTCGTTTGGATCCAAAAAACTTGGACGCGTTCGTTCTTCTTGGAGACGTATTACTCGCTCAAAGTAGTTCAAACGCGAGTGCTGCAACAGAACAATACAACAATGCTTTGGCTATTGACCCGAATTCAGCAAAAGTAATTGTACGTAAAGCTAAAATTTACCAAGGAGTACAAAATTATCCTTTGGCAAATACGGAATACAAAAAAGCACAAGCTGCAGATCCGAATTATGCTCCCGCTTACCGTGAAAATGCAGAGTTAAACATGTTGTTTGATCAATACAAAGCAGCAATTGAATGTTGGGAAAAATACTTAAAATTGAATGACACAGACGAAGCTCGTTACCGTTACGCAAGTTCTTTATTTGGTGCAAAACAATATTGCGATGCAGTACCTCAAATTGAACAAATTGAGAAAAATGGTTTCGTGAACTTATATACAAAACGTATCTTGTTCTATTCATTGTACGAGTGTAATGAAGCGAAAGACAGCTTACGTTACGTACAAGCATTGACAGAAAGCGAAAACTTCTTCAAAATTGTACCAAAAGATAAAATCATTTCTGTTGACTACAAATACCGCGGGATGATCTATGATAAATTGGGACAGGAAGATAAAACAGTTGAGAACTATTATTTAGCGGCTTCCATTGATACTGCTAAGGCTGCAGATTACTTAACAGATATCGCTAAATTATATACGGAGAAGAAAGATTACCCGAAAATCATTGAGGTATACACCAAAAAAATGAATGAGTATCCTGCTAAGATGCAAGCTATTGAATACTACGATTTCGGTAGAGCTTACTATTTCGGTCCAAAAGACTACAAAATGGCAGATTCTATTTTCGGTCGTTTGGTTACAACTTCACCAACCTTCCCTGGCGGACATTTTTGGCAAGCTCGTGCTCGTGTAGCAATGGACAATAACCCGAAATTGAAAGCTTATTTAGCACAACCTCAATACGAAAGTTTCTTAGCGTCTCTTTCTGAAGAAGACATTGCTTCAGGTTCTTACAAAGCATATATTGTTGAAGCTTCTAAATACTTAGGTGATTACTATGTAAACTCTCCTGTAAAGGATAAAGTAAAAGCAGATGCTATGTGGAACAAAGTTCTAGAACTTGATCCAAATGACGCACAAGCTAAAAAATACTTTGGTAAATAA
- a CDS encoding energy transducer TonB, which yields MVLTLSIMLIIVAFSLYDYFSSKSWQMVTSRERNETVFENRNKEYGAYKNRRDYDKRILLIFLGMTVGIGGIWAASNMFKPLEKKKDPTITAYTWPNETMDDEKEPEIPEPEVEQVAAVETLQDIVKFVEPVVTDEPDIEPTNIIDPNQIVGAIDQKGDDDEFWDKPIIAIKGTPKTGGTIEIPVDDTPVDVVDEPAKFPGGMDALRQFIADNIDINSIDGSAKVSLKFVVDTDGSISSVVVTKTTDDCKTCEKAAIKVVKAMPKWTPGKVNGREVRSYYRLPINIQ from the coding sequence ATGGTACTTACACTTTCAATCATGTTAATCATTGTAGCATTTTCGCTGTATGATTACTTCTCTTCCAAATCTTGGCAAATGGTTACTTCCAGAGAACGGAATGAAACCGTATTCGAAAATAGAAACAAAGAATATGGTGCTTATAAAAATCGAAGAGATTACGACAAACGAATCTTACTCATCTTTTTAGGAATGACCGTTGGGATTGGTGGAATTTGGGCTGCTTCAAATATGTTTAAACCTTTGGAGAAGAAAAAAGATCCAACGATTACAGCGTATACTTGGCCAAATGAAACTATGGATGACGAAAAAGAACCTGAAATTCCAGAGCCAGAAGTTGAGCAAGTTGCGGCTGTAGAAACCTTGCAAGATATTGTGAAATTCGTTGAGCCAGTTGTAACTGACGAACCAGATATTGAACCAACAAACATCATCGATCCAAATCAAATAGTTGGAGCAATAGACCAAAAAGGAGATGACGATGAATTTTGGGACAAACCAATCATTGCAATCAAAGGCACACCAAAAACTGGTGGAACAATTGAGATTCCAGTAGACGATACGCCTGTGGATGTTGTAGACGAACCTGCAAAATTCCCTGGAGGAATGGATGCTTTACGTCAATTCATTGCAGACAATATTGATATCAACTCCATTGATGGTAGTGCAAAAGTATCTTTGAAATTTGTAGTAGACACAGACGGATCGATTTCTTCAGTAGTCGTTACAAAAACTACAGACGATTGCAAAACTTGCGAAAAAGCAGCTATCAAAGTGGTAAAAGCGATGCCAAAATGGACGCCAGGAAAAGTGAATGGTCGCGAAGTTAGAAGTTACTACCGACTTCCGATTAATATTCAATAA
- the atpD gene encoding F0F1 ATP synthase subunit beta, whose amino-acid sequence MSKIQGKISQVIGPVVDVTFDKGMSLPNIYDALEVFKVDGTKVVLEVQSHVGENSVRAISMDSTDGFRRGMEVTSTGSAIKMPIGDQIKGRLFNVVGEAIDGIGAVDNSNGLPIHREAPRFEDLSTATEVLFTGIKVIDLIEPYAKGGKIGLFGGAGVGKTVLIQELINNIAKGHGGLSVFAGVGERTREGNDLLREMLESGIIKYGEGFLHSMEEGGWDLSKVDLNEMKESKATFVFGQMNEPPGARARVALSGLTMAEYYRDGDGEGQGKDILFFVDNIFRFTQAGSEVSALLGRMPSAVGYQPTLATEMGAMQERITSTKRGSITSVQAVYVPADDLTDPAPANTFAHLDATTVLSRKISELGIYPAVDPLDSTSRILTPTILGEEHYNTASRVKITLQRYKELQDIIAILGMDELSEEDKLIVHRARRVQRFLSQPFHVAEQFTGIPGCLVDIQDTIKGFNMILDGEMDKYPEAAFNLKGSIEDVKIAGEKMLAEA is encoded by the coding sequence ATGTCCAAAATTCAAGGAAAAATATCACAGGTTATCGGACCGGTTGTCGATGTAACATTCGACAAAGGCATGTCACTTCCAAACATCTATGACGCATTAGAGGTGTTCAAAGTAGATGGAACGAAAGTAGTACTCGAAGTACAATCACACGTTGGGGAAAACTCTGTACGTGCAATTTCTATGGACTCTACTGACGGATTCCGTCGTGGAATGGAAGTTACTTCAACAGGAAGCGCTATTAAAATGCCAATCGGAGATCAAATCAAAGGTCGTTTATTCAACGTAGTTGGAGAGGCAATTGATGGAATCGGAGCTGTAGACAATTCAAATGGTTTACCTATTCACCGTGAAGCACCAAGATTTGAGGATTTATCAACTGCAACTGAAGTGTTATTCACAGGTATCAAAGTAATCGACTTGATTGAGCCTTACGCAAAAGGAGGTAAAATTGGTCTATTCGGTGGTGCTGGAGTAGGAAAAACAGTATTGATTCAAGAATTGATTAACAACATCGCTAAAGGACACGGAGGTTTATCTGTATTCGCTGGTGTAGGTGAGCGTACTCGTGAAGGGAATGACTTACTACGTGAGATGTTGGAATCAGGAATTATTAAATACGGAGAAGGATTCCTTCATTCTATGGAAGAAGGTGGATGGGACTTATCCAAAGTTGATTTGAACGAAATGAAAGAATCGAAAGCTACTTTCGTATTCGGACAAATGAATGAGCCTCCAGGCGCTCGTGCTCGTGTTGCACTTTCTGGATTAACAATGGCAGAGTATTACCGTGATGGTGATGGCGAAGGTCAAGGAAAAGACATCCTTTTCTTCGTAGATAACATCTTCCGATTCACACAAGCTGGTTCTGAAGTATCTGCACTTCTTGGACGTATGCCTTCAGCAGTAGGTTACCAACCAACATTGGCAACTGAAATGGGTGCGATGCAAGAACGTATTACTTCAACAAAAAGAGGATCTATTACATCTGTACAAGCGGTTTACGTACCTGCAGATGACTTAACGGATCCAGCGCCAGCAAATACATTTGCTCACTTAGATGCAACAACCGTATTGTCTCGTAAAATTTCTGAGTTAGGTATCTACCCTGCTGTGGATCCATTGGATTCTACATCTCGTATCTTGACTCCAACAATTTTAGGTGAAGAGCATTACAACACGGCATCTCGTGTAAAAATCACATTACAACGTTACAAAGAACTTCAAGATATTATTGCAATCTTAGGTATGGATGAATTGTCCGAGGAAGATAAATTAATCGTTCACCGCGCTCGTCGTGTTCAACGTTTCCTTTCTCAACCATTCCACGTAGCTGAGCAATTTACAGGTATCCCAGGTTGTTTAGTTGACATCCAAGACACAATCAAAGGATTCAACATGATTTTGGATGGTGAAATGGACAAATACCCAGAAGCAGCATTTAACCTAAAAGGAAGCATCGAGGATGTGAAAATTGCAGGTGAGAAAATGTTAGCTGAAGCTTAA
- a CDS encoding FoF1 ATP synthase subunit delta/epsilon: MQLEIITPESLIFKGEATAVQFPGLDGSFQVLNNHAPIISGLSAGTIKVDLVDAIKVTSKTNPAITAESNGKIIHVAIKGGVVEMQNNKIIVLAE, encoded by the coding sequence ATGCAATTAGAAATTATCACTCCAGAATCTTTAATTTTCAAAGGTGAAGCAACTGCGGTTCAATTTCCAGGATTAGATGGTTCTTTTCAGGTTTTGAATAATCACGCTCCCATTATTTCTGGATTAAGTGCAGGAACAATTAAAGTGGATTTAGTAGACGCTATTAAAGTAACCTCTAAGACAAATCCAGCAATTACTGCTGAAAGCAACGGAAAAATCATACATGTTGCAATCAAAGGTGGAGTTGTTGAAATGCAAAACAATAAAATCATTGTTTTAGCTGAATAA
- a CDS encoding isoprenyl transferase, whose amino-acid sequence MNLLEQIDLTNIPKHIAIIMDGNGRWAKKQGQERLYGHSFGVDSVRATLTACKDVGVKFVTMYAFSTENWNRPQDEVEGLMSLLVYTIANEVNELNAQNVKLLSIGDTAGLPEDCQDELKNAIESTKNNTGVNLVIALNYSSRWEIAEAFKQLASNIQAGDLTISEITPELISSTLSTKHIPDPELLIRTSGEQRLSNFLLWQVAYSEFYFTPVLWPDFREVDLYKAVLDYQSRERRFGMVSEQL is encoded by the coding sequence ATGAATCTGCTGGAACAAATAGATTTGACGAATATCCCAAAGCACATCGCCATCATTATGGATGGAAATGGACGTTGGGCTAAAAAACAAGGCCAAGAGCGCTTGTACGGTCATTCTTTTGGGGTAGATTCTGTAAGGGCAACACTCACAGCCTGTAAGGACGTTGGCGTGAAATTCGTTACGATGTATGCCTTCTCCACAGAAAACTGGAACAGACCCCAAGATGAAGTGGAAGGACTGATGAGTTTGTTGGTCTATACCATCGCAAATGAAGTCAATGAGCTAAATGCTCAGAATGTAAAATTGTTAAGTATTGGTGACACCGCTGGTTTACCAGAAGATTGTCAAGACGAATTAAAGAACGCGATTGAATCAACAAAAAACAACACTGGTGTCAATTTGGTAATTGCATTGAATTATAGTTCACGTTGGGAAATTGCAGAAGCCTTTAAACAATTAGCTTCAAACATTCAAGCAGGAGATTTAACCATTTCAGAAATCACTCCTGAACTTATTTCAAGTACCTTATCAACAAAACATATCCCAGACCCAGAATTACTAATTCGAACAAGTGGGGAACAGCGTTTGAGCAATTTCTTGCTTTGGCAAGTTGCTTACAGCGAGTTTTACTTCACACCTGTCCTTTGGCCAGATTTTCGAGAAGTAGATCTTTACAAAGCCGTTCTTGACTATCAGTCTAGAGAAAGACGTTTTGGAATGGTCTCAGAGCAATTATAA
- the bamA gene encoding outer membrane protein assembly factor BamA, with translation MKNILSVLFLVFAFQSFGQDITPPDSTANTNSTNKIDSTKTSTTIGGGLDFDYVKTQKYILGPIRIEGADNFDAQAIKLIAGLKQGEEITIPSDKISNAIKNLWNEGLFSSISIEAEKEIAGVIYLVIKLAPRPKLSRFKFIGVSKREVDKIREEVDLSSGQTITENLVFKTKSKIRGYFLEKGFNNVQINVTQIQDTLINNSEIFLIDIDKGKKVKIKSITFEGNESMKPWKLRKEMKDTKRRSIMRIIKRSKFNSTAYIRDKEAVLNKFRSVGLRDARFVVDSVYKINNRNLGIYLKVDEGEKYYFGNIVWIGNTKFSSGLLDTVLGIKYGDVYDKPLLEQRLKQSQDGRDISSLYMDRGYLFYHLEPVETGVVDSHISYEMRMIEGKEARVKNVFIRGNYKTNEHVIRREIRTKPGDLFSRNDIIRTQRELAQLGYFNEQGFQVNPIPNPQDGTVDIEYVVEEKSADQIELSGGYGAKRIIGTLGLTFSNFSVKNIFKPNSWSPLPTGDGQRLSIRAQTNGRIYQGYNFSFTEPWLGGKKPNSFTFFLNHTSFAASVDVRKKDPNYSGVGITGIGVGLGRRKKFPDDYFSAYYELAYQYYDVRKYANLFPSFSNGYSNDISLKYALQRNSVNSPIYPTEGSKISFTAKGTLPYSLFEGNKDFSAQSAQETFKYLEYYKLKFTFEYYLPLSPDKKLILMPRVGFGYMGAYNSAKGLSPFERFNLGGSGLSGVNQFGGREIIALRGYDDNALSSTAGDPIIAKYTLEMRYPISLNPQATFFVLAFAEAGNTFTSFKTFNPFNVKKSVGAGVRIFLPMFGMLGLDYGWGFDKLDKHSSGYGGSIDQSIDSKGFFPKFTFTIGMNLGEL, from the coding sequence ATGAAAAACATACTATCGGTTTTATTTCTTGTATTCGCATTTCAATCTTTTGGACAAGATATCACCCCTCCAGATTCTACAGCGAACACGAACTCAACCAATAAAATTGATTCTACAAAAACTTCTACGACGATTGGTGGTGGTCTCGATTTTGACTATGTTAAAACTCAAAAATACATCCTTGGTCCAATCCGTATTGAAGGAGCCGATAATTTTGACGCCCAAGCTATTAAACTAATTGCTGGATTAAAACAAGGAGAGGAAATTACGATTCCTTCTGACAAGATTAGTAATGCAATCAAAAATTTGTGGAACGAAGGGCTTTTCTCCTCCATTTCCATTGAAGCTGAAAAAGAAATTGCGGGCGTAATCTATCTCGTTATTAAACTCGCACCAAGACCCAAATTATCCCGATTCAAGTTTATCGGTGTTTCCAAAAGAGAGGTAGACAAAATCCGTGAAGAGGTTGATTTATCTTCTGGACAAACCATCACGGAAAATTTGGTTTTCAAGACAAAAAGCAAAATCAGAGGCTATTTCCTAGAAAAGGGCTTTAATAATGTTCAAATAAACGTTACTCAAATTCAAGACACTTTAATCAACAACTCAGAGATTTTCCTCATCGATATTGATAAAGGGAAAAAAGTAAAAATCAAATCAATTACGTTTGAAGGCAACGAATCCATGAAGCCTTGGAAATTGCGTAAAGAGATGAAGGATACAAAGCGCAGATCAATCATGCGTATTATTAAACGTTCAAAATTCAATAGCACTGCATACATCAGAGATAAAGAAGCGGTTCTTAATAAATTTAGAAGTGTTGGTTTGAGAGATGCTCGTTTCGTAGTAGATTCTGTTTACAAAATCAACAACCGAAATCTTGGAATCTATTTGAAAGTAGATGAGGGTGAAAAATATTATTTTGGAAACATAGTTTGGATAGGAAACACCAAGTTTAGCTCTGGACTTTTAGATACGGTCCTTGGAATTAAATACGGTGATGTTTATGACAAACCGCTACTAGAACAACGTTTGAAACAAAGTCAAGACGGAAGAGATATTTCTTCTCTTTACATGGATAGAGGGTATTTATTCTACCACTTGGAACCAGTTGAAACAGGTGTAGTAGACAGTCATATCAGCTACGAAATGCGCATGATTGAAGGAAAAGAAGCACGCGTTAAAAATGTTTTCATCCGAGGGAATTACAAAACGAATGAACACGTAATCCGTAGAGAGATTCGCACCAAACCAGGTGATTTGTTTAGCAGAAACGATATCATTCGTACACAACGAGAACTAGCTCAATTGGGATATTTCAACGAGCAAGGATTCCAGGTAAACCCTATCCCAAATCCACAAGACGGAACAGTTGATATAGAATACGTGGTTGAAGAAAAATCTGCCGATCAAATTGAGCTTTCTGGTGGTTATGGAGCGAAGCGAATTATTGGTACACTTGGATTAACCTTCAGTAACTTCTCGGTAAAAAATATTTTCAAACCAAATTCTTGGAGCCCACTTCCAACTGGAGATGGACAACGACTTTCTATTCGTGCACAAACCAACGGACGAATTTATCAAGGATACAACTTCTCTTTTACTGAGCCGTGGTTAGGTGGTAAAAAACCGAATTCATTTACCTTCTTTTTGAACCATACGTCATTTGCCGCAAGCGTTGATGTGAGAAAAAAGGATCCAAATTATTCTGGAGTAGGAATTACTGGAATAGGTGTTGGTTTAGGAAGACGTAAAAAATTCCCGGATGATTACTTCAGTGCGTATTACGAATTGGCTTACCAATATTACGATGTACGAAAATATGCGAACCTATTCCCTAGCTTTAGTAATGGATACTCAAACGATATCAGTTTGAAATATGCCTTGCAAAGAAACTCGGTGAACTCTCCTATTTATCCAACGGAAGGATCAAAAATTTCCTTTACAGCAAAAGGAACATTACCTTATTCTTTGTTTGAAGGAAATAAAGACTTTAGCGCTCAGTCCGCTCAAGAAACGTTCAAATACTTGGAGTATTATAAATTGAAATTTACGTTTGAATACTATTTGCCTTTATCTCCAGATAAAAAATTGATCTTGATGCCTCGCGTTGGATTTGGTTACATGGGAGCATACAATTCTGCAAAAGGATTAAGCCCGTTTGAGCGATTCAATTTGGGTGGTAGTGGACTTTCTGGTGTAAATCAATTTGGAGGTCGTGAGATCATTGCCTTGAGAGGTTACGACGATAATGCCCTATCTTCTACAGCAGGAGATCCAATCATTGCGAAATATACGCTCGAGATGCGCTACCCTATTTCCTTGAACCCGCAAGCAACATTCTTTGTATTGGCATTTGCTGAAGCAGGAAATACCTTTACAAGTTTCAAAACCTTCAATCCATTCAATGTGAAGAAAAGTGTAGGAGCTGGTGTACGGATCTTCCTTCCGATGTTCGGTATGCTTGGATTGGATTACGGTTGGGGCTTCGACAAATTGGATAAACACTCATCTGGTTACGGCGGGTCTATCGATCAATCCATTGACTCCAAAGGATTCTTCCCTAAATTTACCTTCACAATCGGTATGAATTTGGGTGAATTGTAA